One Rhododendron vialii isolate Sample 1 chromosome 2a, ASM3025357v1 genomic region harbors:
- the LOC131316636 gene encoding receptor-like protein 6, with the protein MNLQGEIPLSLANLTQLSYLFISENNLVGKIPSWFMNLTQLTFLELAVNHFHGTIPRSITQLKRLDYLSLYSNSFTGIVELDMFMKLPYLVSLLLEDNDLTVLDKNSTNGTHPKLEILGLGSCNLVEFPGILRFQDKLQMLILNNNKFQGKIPTWVWNSSKETMEIVDLHQNFLTGFDQQPAIVPWPFLKYFDFKSNKFQGLLPIPPPSIVIYDAHDNALTGAIPQSICHKNSLRLLDLSNNNLNGTIPPCLVSSNEDLLMLNLSYNSFHGNIPSTFTVNSQLVMIDLGQNQLKGPVPKSLANCVMLECLILQNNQIEDTFPSWLGALPKLELLFLGSNKFHGNIGNPKNNSTFPKLRIVDLSGNCFSGNLPTDYIRNWNEMKMINKGKLTYMHAIPIVQYKTLAGPTTHEAQFWQWSITYEFSMKVVNKGTKRIYERIQSALVVVDLSSNTFVGEIPESFGSLSGLQSLNISNNKLTGTIPASLAKLTELESLDLAQNLLSGQIPGELTQLTFLSFLNVSHNRLTGPVPQGKQFDTFENSSYDGNLGLCGVPLSKSCKNSMTAPPLFRGHDLEFSRGTYLMVIALGYGSGLVVGLVVGITLTRRYHEWFVETFGRGKKIQKKQKRKGRRT; encoded by the coding sequence ATGAATTTACAAGGTGAGATCCCACTGTCGCTTGCAAACCTGACCCAACTTTCATATTTATTCATTAGCGAAAACAACCTGGTCGGTAAAATTCCATCTTGGTTCATGAACCTCACCCAATTAACATTTCTAGAACTTGCAGTGAATCACTTTCATGGCACAATTCCTAGATCAATCACTCAACTCAAGCGTCTTGATTATTTGAGTCTTTATTCTAACAGCTTCACTGGTATAGTGGAGCTAGACATGTTTATGAAACTCCCATACCTGGTCTCATTGCTATTAGAGGACAACGATCTAACAGTGCTCGACAAAAATAGTACCAATGGTACTCATCCAAAGCTTGAAATTCTAGGATTGGGGTCATGCAACTTAGTCGAGTTCCCTGGCATTCTACGATTTCAAGATAAATTGCAGATGTTAATTCTTAACAATAATAAATTTCAAGGCAAAATACCAACATGGGTTTGGAACTCGAGTAAAGAAACAATGGAAATTGTCGACCTTCACCAGAACTTTCTAACAGGCTTTGACCAGCAGCCGGCTATTGTCCCATGGccttttctaaaatattttgacTTCAAGTCTAACAAGTTTCAAGGATTGCTTCCTATTCCACCACCAAGCATTGTTATTTATGATGCTCACGATAATGCATTGACGGGAGCAATTCCACAGTCAATATGCCACAAGAATTCTCTCCGTCTGCTTGATTTGTCCAACAACAATTTAAATGGCACAATACCTCCATGTTTGGTCAGTTCCAACGAGGATCTTCTCATGTTGAATCTAAGTTACAATAGTTTCCACGGAAATATTCCTTCAACATTCACAGTGAATAGCCAATTGGTGATGATTGATTTAGGTCAAAATCAGCTAAAGGGGCCGGTGCCGAAATCATTGGCAAATTGCGTAATGCTGGAGTGTCTCATTCTTCAGAATAATCAGATTGAAGATACTTTCCCCTCTTGGTTGGGAGCTCTTCCTAAGTTAGAGCTTCTTTTTCTAGGATCAAACAAATTCCATGGCAATATTGGGAATCCCAAAAACAATTCTACGTTTCCAAAGTTGCGGATAGTTGACCTCTCTGGCAATTGCTTTTCAGGCAATTTACCAACAGATTACATCCGTAACTGGAATGAAATGAAAATGATCAACAAAGGAAAGTTGACATATATGCATGCAATTCCAATTGTTCAATATAAGACACTTGCCGGTCCAACAACTCATGAGGCACAATTCTGGCAGTGGAGTATAACTTATGAGTTCTCAATGAAAGTGGTCAACAAAGGGACAAAAAGGATATATGAGAGGATTCAAAGTGCCTTGGTGGTGGTTGATCTATCAAGCAACACATTCGTTGGGGAAATTCCAGAATCCTTTGGAAGTCTCAGTGGGCTTCAATCTCTAAACATTTCCAACAACAAACTTACTGGCACTATCCCAGCATCGTTGGCGAAATTGACAGAATTGGAGTCGTTGGACCTAGCCCAAAACCTGCTCTCTGGACAGATCCCCGGGGAATTGACCCAACTCACTTTCCTATCATTCTTAAATGTTTCTCATAATCGACTCACTGGCCCTGTACCTCAAGGGAAACAATTTGATACATTCGAAAATAGTTCATATGATGGAAATTTGGGATTGTGTGGTGTCCCATTGTCGAAGTCATGCAAAAATTCAATGACCGCTCCGCCTCTATTTCGAGGTCACGATCTTGAGTTTTCGAGAGGTACTTATTTGATGGTCATAGCCTTGGGATATGGAAGTGGGCTAGTTGTTGGGCTGGTTG